Part of the Oncorhynchus mykiss isolate Arlee chromosome 12, USDA_OmykA_1.1, whole genome shotgun sequence genome, TAATACAATGTAAAGTTGATGGGCCAATAGACTGGTTGACAAAATGCAGACTAGATACTGTCGGTCGCTGAAGGGAACATACACTGTCCTGCACAGAAACAAGGGCGTCCTGCTTGCTGCGCTGGGCCAGGGCTTCATAGTGGGACTTGACGTCCGACAGGGCAGAGGTCAGGTCCTGGGCTTGGGCTGCGTTGTCCACCGAGATGGAGAAGGCTGACCTCACACTGCCCGTCATGATGTTCCTCACCTCCTTCACTTTCTACAACACAAAGCAAATGTGTTATGTCTAATGTGCAATTGTTTTAGTCTTCCTTGTGGCTATGGCAACATAATACAGCTTTTAAAATATGCGTAGTACTGTGTTGAGACTCACAATTGAACTCTGAAAACACACTGCACAACATCTGTTGGGCATGTTGCCTTTATTTGAACACTTTCCAATATCGCTTTGGTAAATGTACCCTACTCTTTGTTGATCCCCATATATACTATAATCTACTGCAACCGTGTTGTTAGAATAATAGGCCCACATTGTCCCTCCTGTGTACCAATTATGCCATTTACGATACTGAGAGAGTCACAGGATGTGTAATGTGAATCCATAATGTTGTGAACACTTATGAAAGGTCTGGTTCTGCAGCAGTGATCATCTGGGTGATtttagtgagcgagagagagagaagcagtagtGCTTAGTGTTGAGTGCTGACTGTCAGCTTGTCTGAATCTCCATAATTGATGGGGAGACATTTTAATGCAGCGCCTGGGCAAGGGATCATCTCCAGAGGGCTCAGGGAGGAATGCTTTTACTGGTGGAGTACAGGAGCAGACAAGGAACAGTGCATATGGACAATTCTAATACAAATGTGAACCAAGAGGGGGGGAAAAACGTTTACAATGTTTCATGTTTGCTCATTTTATAGAGCCTAAATGTGCACTGAACACCCCTCCCCTAGCAAGTTCAGCAAGACTTTTCCAGTAAAAGACTTTGTCATCATGTACTCACAGCATCATACACCTGCTTTGAGAGACCAATCTGATCTTCCAGTCCGCCAATGTTGGTTTGAAGCTCAAAAATGCTCATGTAGAGATTGTCTACCTCCTGTTAAAGCATGGGAGTAGTGGTTTTAGTAGCCATAACAGAATGTTATTCATTATTTCAATAGTTTGAATAATCCTTTGGTAGTTTGATAACACCATGATGTATCCATACCTCTTTTAATGTGGTCCAGTCCATCTCTAATGACTTGGTTTGGACGGTCTCCTCCTCAAACCTTTCAATATAAAACCAATAGAAGGTTTTATGTCAAATGTATGCATTAGCTTTCATATATCATCGACGTCTACAATTCTGCTTCGTGAGTTTAAAGGGTCATATATTGTGTACTCGGCTGAAACAAATGTGAGTATTTGTTGTTATTTTTTCGCAGCATCAATTGAATGTCAAGCTGTGTGTTGGTAGGATGCAGATTCTCTTCAGATCAAAAGGCTCAAGAATCTGCTGCTGGATTTTGCTCCAATTGAGCATTAAATGCATTGATCTGCTGAGGTAATTATAACGCAAAGTCACCACATCTACATGAGGCTGAGAGCTTTCTCTCTTCAGGCCTGGTGCAGCAGACAGATTAGTGACTAACACTAGACCCACACTTTATGATACTGTGTTGTGGATTCACTGTAATGTGGGGACACTTAACTTTACTGTATTGTGTATTATAGGGTCAATGTTTATTTCATTATGGCACCACTTTTGTGAGGTAATCTACCCTAACCCCACCCACCTGCTCTGGACATCTTCGATGATGCTCTTGTAGTGCTCAATCTCAGCAACAATGGCCTCCTTGGTGGCAGACAGGCCATCAATCTGGATCTTGTAGGTACCGATGGCAGAGGTGAGCAGGATGGAGGTGTTGGCAGGGCCGCTCTGGTCCGGGTTGGTGAACATGGCGATCTTGGCCCTCAACACAGCGTTGGTCTGCTCCAGAGAGCGAGCCTGGGGAccatgagagagaacgagagaggccAGATCGATGAATACACTACACAAATAGATTTCTATTGGGTTTACAACATAGAAATACAGTCTGTTGTTCCTCTCCAAGAATGGGTCTGAATTTCAATGAGCTTGATTGATTTTGGATATTGATGTTCAGAACATTCTAATGGcctgttcttttttttttatttagatcaaaacattaggaacactgatctttccatgacagactgaccaggtgaaagctatgatcccttattgatgtcgcttgttaaatccatttcaatcagtgtagatgaaagggaggagacgggtaaataattatttttaagccttaagacaattgagacactaattgtgtgtgtgtcattcagagggtgaatggccaagacaaaatatttctgtgcctttgaatggggtacggtagtaggtgccctgcgcaccggtttgagtgtgtcaagaactgcaacgttgctgggtttttcacgctcaacagtttcccatccgaatcaagaatggtccaccgcccAAAGAACCTCCTGcaaatttgacacaactgtgggaagcattgggtttaacatgggccagcatcccggtggaacgctttcgacaccttgtagagtccatgccctaacGAATTGAgggtgttctgagggcaaagggggtgcaactcaatattacgaaggtgttcctaatgttttgtacactcagtgtagaacCAATACATGCATAATGTTTTTGCATGATAGCAATGTTGACTGCCTACATGAGCATTGCTATCAATTTCAAAACCAGCACAATCTAAGACTATCCTCAACTGGTTTAAGCACAAACATAAATTATGCATTGGTCAATCCACATCTGTAATCGAAATCCACCTAGGCTATAAAATGTCACACCCTCAGAGGATGTGTAGGATGTTGATGGATAGAGGATACTGATCAACATAATGTTAATTAATTTGTTCAAGCAGTAGTACATAGTTTAATTAATTTGGTTGTTCAAGCACCTGTACAAATATTGAGTTTACACATGGGACCATATTTATGCATGAATAAGAAGCATAGCTAATTACTGTATTCTTAAAGTGCACTTAAAATATTACTGAGATGGATTAAAATGAATGAAGCATAGTGGCTAAATACCAACATAAATTATTATTGATTATAGACATTAAAGATACTGCCTGTATGAAGAGTGTAATATTTTCATTACATACCTTGTCAATGAAGGTGGCAAACTTGTCATTGAGGACCTGCAGCTCCTCCTTCTCCTTTAGGCGGGTCACCTGGACTGTGTCGAGCGAGGGTAGCGAGGGGTCGATGCTTGGCACAGGGCTGACACCCACGTCACCACCCACTGCAGTGGTGGAGCTCAGGAAAGACGGGTTGAAGCCATAGCCTCCGATCTTGAAGACCCGGCCGCCCAAGCGAGCCCTGAGTGGGGCCACGCCAGCCCTGAACCCTGCTGCACTGACCCCTCCACCGCCGGCTCCTAGAGCCAGGGCACGTCCACCCATTCCCATCCCAAGAccgcctccacctcctccgcccCCCATTCCTAGCCCCATCCCCAGGCCTCCCCCCATCCCCAGGCCtccccccattcccatccccagGCCTCCTCCCATCCCAAGGCCTCCACCCATTCCCATCCCCATGCCTagccccatccctcctctcatacCGAGTCCCGCTCTTCCACCCCCGCCCATTCCAAAAGACCTGGAGAGGGCCATTCCGGCCCCTCCGCCGCCACCTCCACCGCTCCTGCCCCCAGAGAAGAGCCTGTTGCCCCCATAGGTCGCCCCAAACCTCACCGCCCCCCCACTGATTCTCAGGTTCGTCTCAGACAttttagcagcagcagcagcctcaaAGCTGGGGTGTCCAAGCTCAGAGTGCTATAGTCACAGGCATACAGACTCCCAGGGTTTTATATACATTGGGCCCTGTAAGGGGGCAGCTGCCCTCCCTGGCTACCCATTCGCTGGGGAGGCGGCTCACGTCACTGCAGGTAGCTGGGCTCACAGGCAGGACAGCGTCTGCCCGACAGGCACTCTActcccacaagtgtcaggagtgATACCTCTGTCCCCCAGGCAATGTCTTTCCAGAATCTCAGCCTACCTGACTCATGTTGCCTTGACACTGGATGGATGTTTTTCTCCACACCAAGGCTTCACTTAGCACGGCTGTTAAATTGCCTGGCAAGGACTGATCTCAGTTTTATCTTTGAGTGTCGTGCTATCGAGccctcttttttattttttattttaccgcTTCACTGAGGGCTTCGCTCATAAATCATTCCCTGGGCTTTGCCTGTGAAGGGCAGGTGAATAGTATATCACTGAACATTCTTGAATGAGCACCCCCTAAGGATGAGCAGCAGGGCTTTCGACAGAGGAATATGGTATGCAACATGCTGGAACAGACTATATAGAAACTTTAGCATTCAACCCACCCACTCCAGACAATGTACAGTATGCTTTAAACACCTAGAAAAGTGCATTTTTAAACCGATCATCTTTCTTCATGTAAAATTGAGGTAATCTCCTTTGTCCAATCCATTGAGCTCAAACTTGTCCATACACATATCAGCCCTAAAAAGtcattaactaaatatgcagctCGTTTTGAGTTTTCGCTTTCCTTATATCCTTGTAATGCAAATTCAATCACAAAGAGTAAATAGCAGGGATCTATTTGTCCCCACACTCCCCAAGGAGATTAGTCTGGGGACAGCTCCGCTGAGAGACTCCCAGCAGCAGTATGTCCAATAGGAGCTGGAGCCCAGCCAGGGATGAGAGACCCAGGGCTTGTCTTTGAGGAGACAATTAGGAACATGCTCTCCTGGCACCTGGCCATGGGCCCAAGTCTCACTGGGAGTGACTGCTCCTGGCCCGCCGCCATAGACCCCTCTTAGAGGAGAACCTGTCAAAGCACTCAACTCCCCAATGAGCCAGCCAATCAGAAGAGAGGTGGACGTGGCTTTAAGTCAAGGGTAGGTCTGTCGTTATGGGTAGAACCAAGGTTTTTTGAGAGGATTCACTCAAAAGTGAAGCTCAGAACACATAGGGGTTTTCCAGCGTCACAGTGTTAAATTGTTACAGACTACATATTTAAAAATATTCGGTTTGTTTTGAGGTAGAAAAATAGACTAAATGTCACTTGCATTAAAGACAAAAAGCGCTAAGAAATATTTGTTTATGATTCCCGATTTATTACATTTCAGAGGATACATTATAAATAGTGAAAGTGCTATATTAAGACCCACAGCTACCACctggcacatgaaagttcatgaCATCTGTAAGAGTGCATTACTACAAACTAAATGCAGATGATCAACTACCAATAAAAATACATCATTTAAATGAAACTATGTAACTCTGAAAATAATGATTTGAGTCTATTTTTTAAATGCAGTCTGCACTAACTAATTGCAACAAATTACAACTTAAGCCTCTTGCCGCACTTTTAACAAAGCCAAAAGTCTGAAGTAGGATTGTGAAAAACCTTTTCAAACATGACTTAAAAGCTTTATTTGATAGCTCCTGTAAAACTTTGGAAAAGGGTGCCATACATAGCACATACCAAGTCTAGTTCCTCTCAAGGCATCTTCCGACATCTACTTGCTCTTCTTTTGAAAGCGTTGtcgaaataaaataaaatggattAACACTAAGAGGAATGCATGGTCACCAGAGCATATTACATAAAATGTGCTATGTCATCCATTTCAAGCCTGACAGTAGCTACTGAATGATGTATAAAGTCAATCGTGTTATGTGGTACtggttttaaagtaactgtccagtgtttccagatttctattaTATATGATTGAAATAGTTAATTAACCTTTTTTGGAAGGAATACTATGTTTTTAtatgttggaatggtgtgggtgtatccCAACAACAGAATTGTGCGCATATCACTGAAAAATATGAATGCGGGTAGACttgattggccagctcattctCCTCAGGAGGATGACATAATCCTCTGTGAGGAAATAACAAGCATTTTCGAAATGCTGTTTGAGAAACAAGTTTGAGGTTTATTTTTATGCTTTGGTTGCATACGtgtataggatgagtcaacaacattatttgggtatgagataacagaatatgaacttttaaaagtgagattttcactggacagttacttttaAAAAGGTTGAATGAACTTTTAGTGAAAATGCCTTTAGTTAGAAATCTAATTCTAAAATGTACAAGTCCAggagtagaatagtagttgtagAAATAAATACTTTAGAATACTTTAAGGACGACTAGCAATTTACATCTACACAAGGAAATGTGCTAGCGGCACATGAATatacatttcagcaccatggacagcgctCTTTCAAGTGGGCATCATTATCCTTCACGCATAGCCTGTCTTCAATGTAGAATACTTTACCAAATGGTCCTTTGCTGAAATTATCCCACAAATGAATTATAATATACTGAATTATTCTACTTTTATGCACGTGGCACAGATATTAATCCACTCAGTGTGATTTATGATGAAATGGCAACCATAGTTCCTTGAGGTCAGAGTGTTTGTTTTTGTGCCatattgcttatcccagttaatCCCAAATTGATGGTAAGAGTTTATTTCAGTCAGTTACACCTGAACTATAACGTGGATATGTTGTCTATTTACAAAGTCCCAACATTTTCAACTGCAGCGTTATCAAGACAAGATGACCGTTTCCAGGACTTGTCCATTTCCTTTCTCAATGTGTGCCATATCCAATTCTGACTCATTATTTGCAATGGGTAAGGTACCAGGGTCCTCCTGAATGTGATAACTGGTATTTTGGACAACGGAGTGTGGCCGGTGTTCACTATCTGGAGGCGACGGTCGGACAATAATGGATGGTCTCGTGGGTTCTCTCTTCGTCTTGGTGGACGGGCTGCGGTTGTCACGCTCGTATTCCTCCTGGGCACGCTGGatcttcctcttcttcatcctcctcttgtTAAAGTGAAATGCTGCCAGGGAAACCAATATTATCCCAATGATCATGGCCACCAGCACCATGAGCGCAAAGGTAGAGGAGAACGGCTGGAAGAAGCGGTCCATTTGGTCCATGCAGGTGCCGTTGGTTTGGGAAGCCCCGTTGTAGATGCACAGTGGTATGGAGAGACCCACATTCTCTGACTCCTTGGTTGTCATTTCGTTGGGGTTTGATTTTCACTTCAGGGTGGTAGGCTAATGTCCTTCTCTCCAACCTCAGTGCGACGAGGCAAATGGAATCAAACGCCTCGATTGTCCCATTAGATTGACCTAAATGGAAATTAAAACCCCTTTGAGATCAGTAGCAAAATGTTACTATACAATACGCCAATGACATTGAGCAGGGGGGATACAGTAGCATATATGCCCTCCGTGTATAGGCTCACCATTCATGGCACGCCCGATTAAATTATTTAAATAATTGAAAGGACTATTAGCCGTGCGTAATTGCGCTTCAGTTTTGAGATAACACATTCATGGCTCCAATGAACAGAAATCAGGATTATTATTGTATTTGAACGATAGAGACATCATTCAATTCCAATAAATTTACCGCAAAAGTTCCCATGTGAATAGTATCAATATGAGATCATTGAGATTGGCTTATATCATAGAATACTACAATACTTATAGCATTTCCTTGATGTAGGGTAATTTCAAGAGACAGACATTTAAGAGAACAATATGAACGTATCTATTTCAGACTGTTTGAGGGGGAAATATATGTTTTAATCTCTTACCTGGTGATACTATCTTGTCGAAGCCGTTTCAGAGTCGAGGACCGGTCGGAGTGACGATGTGGGGAGCAGAGAGAATTCTCGGGGATCACAATGACGTAGCCTAGCACACAATGCAAAAGCTGTACTCTGttctttttacagtctatggttctctctcacacacacacacactggatgcaCATCTGTGTTCCACATTCCTCACTGGAGTCTACATCGCCTCCTACAGGCTCCTCTGCTTCTGAAAGGCGTAGAGGAAATTAAAACGTCTACAGTAGAACATAAAGGGTATACCAACAGATACGCGAACAATAAACGGAACAATTTTGGATAATATATTTAGGCGAAAAACTGAGTCCGCCATGCGCCTTGAACCCCTACTTACTTTCTATTAGTCATCACATGCGTGCACGCACTTAAGCACTAGCATGTAAAATAGTGTGGAGCTCTTCCTGCGCTCGTGGTGCTGAAATCATCTGCACAGCGTCATGACCATAGTCAGTCGATTTAGGACTACCTGTCATTTAATTTCGCGCACTTTTAGTTCACATGATCATGCGCTTCAATTGCTCAAATAATGCTTTTgagcaatctgcagttgc contains:
- the si:dkey-183i3.5 gene encoding thread biopolymer filament subunit alpha: MSETNLRISGGAVRFGATYGGNRLFSGGRSGGGGGGGAGMALSRSFGMGGGGRAGLGMRGGMGLGMGMGMGGGLGMGGGLGMGMGGGLGMGGGLGMGLGMGAGGGGVSAAGFRAGVAPLRARLGGRVFKIGGYGFNPSFLSSTTAVGGDVGVSPVPSIDPSLPSLDTVQVTRLKEKEELQVLNDKFATFIDKARSLEQTNAVLRAKIAMFTNPDQSGPANTSILLTSAIGTYKIQIDGLSATKEAIVAEIEHYKSIIEDVQSRFEEETVQTKSLEMDWTTLKEEVDNLYMSIFELQTNIGGLEDQIGLSKQVYDAKVKEVRNIMTGSVRSAFSISVDNAAQAQDLTSALSDVKSHYEALAQRSKQDALVSVQDSLSMMSMTSQPSTQTLTQTKEELRMYKLQIDSVQREIDRLKTLNIQMESQVDEAESHSSSHTETYQEQVLTLKLQLDDIRKQITHYGQEYQELLASKMSLDVEITAYKKLLDSEESRLRSGGGVTVHMSKTAIGGGGGGAGLALGGGGGGGGGGMGLGLGGGGGGGGMGLGGGGGGGGMGLGGGYRIGGGLGGGFGGGLGSGFGGFGGGLGLGGGGGSFGGGGSFGGGGSFGGGSSYMSSSLSSSGLSSTVY
- the si:dkey-183i3.9 gene encoding uncharacterized protein C11orf87 homolog, with amino-acid sequence MTTKESENVGLSIPLCIYNGASQTNGTCMDQMDRFFQPFSSTFALMVLVAMIIGIILVSLAAFHFNKRRMKKRKIQRAQEEYERDNRSPSTKTKREPTRPSIIVRPSPPDSEHRPHSVVQNTSYHIQEDPGTLPIANNESELDMAHIEKGNGQVLETVILS